The Ignicoccus islandicus DSM 13165 sequence AAAATAGAGATACCTCACTTACTCGTAGTAGTTGATTCCGATCCATCGAAGCAGCTCGTACCATTAGACATTATCAAGAACTTGGGAATAAAGATTATAATGACTAGCTCTTACATCGCCAAGAGGAAAATAGGACATGTAAATTTAAAGCAACATTTGGGTTGGGAGTACATTCTCTATACTGATTCAGGAACTTACCAAGCATATAGTCAAGGCGTTAGAGTAGACCCACTCGAATCCGTTATCTATCAATTAGAATCTAATGTAGACATTGTGACTCCGGTAGATGAGTTTAGTTTACCGACTGATAGTAAGGAAGATGCTCTCAAAAAGGCCTTGATATCGTTTAATAGATGGCAAGAGGCCCTAGATCTAGCTAGAGGTAAACTGGTAAGCGCACCTATACAAGGTGGATTATATAAAGAGGTTAGATCGTTAGTAACTAAGAAGTATGCTTCCGAGGGAGCGAAGCTCCTTGCGATAGGGGGGATTGTGCCACTTCTAGTAAACTACGAATTCAATAAATTAGCGAATATCGTAATGGCCACAACCGAATATAGACCATGGGGGTCGTTAGTTCATGCATTTGGAGTGGGGCATCCACTCGTCTTTCCTTTCCTAGTATCAATGGGTGTGGATTTGTTCGATTCTGCAATGTATTCTCTCGCGGCTAAGGACTTGAGGCTTTTAACTCGTTTTGGAACGTTAAGAGTTGAAGAAGTATCTAAATTACGAGATTTTCCCGAAGAATGCGAGATTTGTCCTACGCTCTCGCCTCGAGAACTTCAAGATTTGAATCGAAATGAGTTAGAAAGGTTTATCGCAACGTACAACTTAAACGTGGCAATTAAGATCGTTAAAGAAATAAGGGAAAGAATACTGTATGGTACTTTTGAGAAATGGGCGTTATCGCTAGCGCACGTTCACCCAAAGCTGATAGATGGTTACGTAGAGCTTTATCAAGAGTGGAGAGATCATATTGCGCTTAGCAAGAGAGCTTTCAAAAAGACCAAGATTCCTTCTTATCCGATCTTCCGCGCCTTTGAGGGACCCACTAATACCAATTTATTAGAGGAATTAAGGTTGAACATATTCGAATCTTATAACAAGGACTTTAAGGTGCCTCAAGGTAAACTGAAAGTATCTGACATGAAAGTTTCCATTGGTGAGACGATAATAGGAGTCCTCACACCGTCTGGTATTGAACCCTGTCCTTATCTATTGCACGAATTGGGTATTAGAGTAAAGAGTAAGAACTGCGGACAATATATAAGGAAGAAGGACGTAGTAGAGGTACCATTTCAAACTTCAAGGTCTTGGACTCCCGTAATACTGGAATGTGGAGACAGATATGCATTGGGGATACTTCAGACCAACTCTAAGGAATTTAGCTTGAGTAGGGACGAAGACGTGGTAATCACTCGCTCTTCAAGGCTTGTACGGGATCTAAGCGAGCTGCCTTGTACGCCGGATATAAACCAGCAATGATTGAAACGATCACTGAGAACACCAATGCTTCTATCAGAAGTTGTGGTGTTACAACAGCGCTTGGTAAGTTAAGACGGAAATATTTAAGCACGTATTGTTGGACACCGAGACCAATGATACTAACGTACTTACTAACTAAGCTAGCTAGCACGTATCCTGCAACGATGCCTATCAG is a genomic window containing:
- a CDS encoding tRNA-guanine transglycosylase, whose protein sequence is MQVDVRVEERDGLARAGYAYINGFKIEIPHLLVVVDSDPSKQLVPLDIIKNLGIKIIMTSSYIAKRKIGHVNLKQHLGWEYILYTDSGTYQAYSQGVRVDPLESVIYQLESNVDIVTPVDEFSLPTDSKEDALKKALISFNRWQEALDLARGKLVSAPIQGGLYKEVRSLVTKKYASEGAKLLAIGGIVPLLVNYEFNKLANIVMATTEYRPWGSLVHAFGVGHPLVFPFLVSMGVDLFDSAMYSLAAKDLRLLTRFGTLRVEEVSKLRDFPEECEICPTLSPRELQDLNRNELERFIATYNLNVAIKIVKEIRERILYGTFEKWALSLAHVHPKLIDGYVELYQEWRDHIALSKRAFKKTKIPSYPIFRAFEGPTNTNLLEELRLNIFESYNKDFKVPQGKLKVSDMKVSIGETIIGVLTPSGIEPCPYLLHELGIRVKSKNCGQYIRKKDVVEVPFQTSRSWTPVILECGDRYALGILQTNSKEFSLSRDEDVVITRSSRLVRDLSELPCTPDINQQ